TCAACTCTATTTTAGGGGAAATATTGACTACAACCTGTAAATCATGAAAGCAAGAACCATCATTTAACATAATAAAAGAAATACTTTTACTCCCACGTTTATTTCTAACCCAACCAAAAACAATGTAATTTTGATTAACAATACCTTGTGTTAATAAGTTCTTTATGATTATCTTTTTCATATTTGTAAAGTTAATTTTTTCAAACCAAACAATGTATATAATAAATTAATTATATTGTTTTATATTGCTAAATAATAATATGAGTACAAAAAAATTTGACATATTAAGTAATATTAATAATCCTAAGGATTTAAAATCTGTACCTAAGTCTGAATTGAGCAAGCTTTGTACAGAACTTCGCGAATTTATTATAGATATTGTATCAAAAAATGGAGGTCATTTTGGAGCAAGTTTAGGAGTTATTGAACTAACTGTTGCTTTGCACTATGTATTTGATACGCCTGAAGACTTACTTGTTTGGGATGTTGGTCATCAAGCATATGGACATAAAATCCTAACTGGTCGAAAAGATATATTTCACACTAATCGAAAAAAGAATGGAATTAGTGGGTTCCCTAAACGTTCTGAAAGCATCTATGACACATTTGGAGTTGGACACTCTTCTACATCAATCGGAGCTTCATTAGGTATGGCTATTGCATCTAAATTAGATAATAATTTAAAACGACAACATATTGCTGTAATTGGAGACGGAGCACTTACTGGTGGGCAAGCATTTGAAGCCTTAAATCACGCAGGAATAGAAAATTCTAATTTGCTTGTAATTTTAAACGATAATTGCATGTCCATTGACCCAAATGTTGGTGCACTAAAAGAATATCTTCTAAAGATTAGCACATCTAAAACATATAATAAATTCCGTGATGAAATCTGGGATCTATTAAGTAATTTAAGTAAGATAGGAGATAGCGCTAAAGCAATTGTAAAAAAGATTGAAAAAGGATTTAAATCTGCTATGCTAAAACAAAGTAATTATTTTGAGTCATTAAATTTTAGATACTTTGGCCCTATCGATGGACACAACGTGGAGTTATTAGAAAAAACATTGCAAGACTTGAAAAATATTCCGGGACCTAAAATACTTCACTGCTTAACAACTAAAGGAAAAGGATATGAATTAGCTGAAAAAGACCAAACAAAATGGCACGCGCCCGGACTTTTTGATAAAAATTCAGGAAAAATTAATGTCAATACCAAAAACGTAAATCAACTTACTAAATATCAAGATGTTTTTGGAAAATCTATAATCGAATTAGCTAAAAGGAATAAAAAAATTATTGGTATCACCCCAGCTATGCCGTCAGGTTCATCTCTTAAATATATGATGAAAGAAATACCCGAGCGGGCGATTGATGTTGGTATCGCAGAACAACATGCTGTTACTTTTGCAGCAGGTTTGGCTACTCAAGGATTTATTCCCTTTTGTAATATCTACTCTACTTTTTTACAGAGAGGATATGACCAGCTAATCCATGATGTAGCGATACAAAATTTACATGTAGTTTTTTGTCTTGATAGAGCAGGCTTAGTTGGTGAAGATGGGTCAACACATCAAGGAGTTTTTGATTTAGCGTACCTAAGATGCATCCCCAATATGATTATAGCTGCGCCATTAAACGAAATTGAATTGCGCAATTTAATGTATACAGCTCAAAAAAATCATAATGCCCCTTTTGCAATTAGATATCCAAGGGGGAAGGGTGTTCTTAATGATTGGCTAGTGGAATTTTCTAAAATCGATATTGGCAAAGGAAATAAAATTAATTCGGGTGATAAAATTGCAGTAGTATCAATTGGTCATATTGGTAACATGATTATTGATATTACTAAAGAATTACAATCTAAAAATATAAACATCGGTCATTTTGACATTCGATTTCTAAAACCACTTGATGAGCCCATGCTTCATACGGTTTTTCAGGATTATGAAATTATTATTACTATTGAAGATGGATGTATTAAAGGTGGAATGGGGTCTGCAGTATTAGAATTTGCTAGTGAGAATAATTATCAAAAAAGAATAATTAGATTTGGCGTTCCTGACAGGTTCATTGAACATGGAACTCCTGAAGAGCAAAGAAAAGATTGTGGATTTGACAAACATAGTGTTCTCAAGACAATAATAGAATTATTATAAATTATTTTCTTCCATAAATTTTGTTGTATAATCCCCTTGAATGAATTTATCATTATTCATTAACTTTTTATGAAATGGAATTGTTGTTTTAACCCCTTCTAAAACAAATTCACTTAATGCCCTTCGCATTTTTGAAATAGCCTCTTCTCGAGTTTGAGCAACTGTAATTAATTTTGCTATCATAGAATCATAATATGGTGGGATTGTATAACCTGTATAAACATGAGTGTCAACTCTAATCCCATGTCCTCCAGGTTTATAAATATTGGTAATTAATCCAGGACAAGGCATAAAATTGTTTTCTGAATCCTCTGCATTAATTCTACATTCTATTGCATGTAATACGGGCACGTAATTTTTTCCCGATATCTTAATACCTGCTGCAACTTTAATTTGTTCACAAATTAAATCATAATTAATTACTTCTTCAGTAACAGGGTGTTCAACTTGAATCCGTGTATTCATCTCCATAAAATAAAAATCCCGATTTTTATCAACCAAAAACTCAACAGTTCCAACGCCCTCATATTTAATGCTTTTAACTGCCTTTATAGCAGCATCTCCCATTGCCTTTCGTAATTTATCCGTCATAAAAGGGGACGGTGATTCTTCAACTAATTTTTGATGCCGTCTTTGAATTGAACAATCTCTTTCAGATAAATGACATGCATTGCCATATTGATCCCCGACTACCTGAATTTCAATATGAC
This window of the Flavobacteriales bacterium TMED191 genome carries:
- a CDS encoding 1-deoxy-D-xylulose-5-phosphate synthase is translated as MSTKKFDILSNINNPKDLKSVPKSELSKLCTELREFIIDIVSKNGGHFGASLGVIELTVALHYVFDTPEDLLVWDVGHQAYGHKILTGRKDIFHTNRKKNGISGFPKRSESIYDTFGVGHSSTSIGASLGMAIASKLDNNLKRQHIAVIGDGALTGGQAFEALNHAGIENSNLLVILNDNCMSIDPNVGALKEYLLKISTSKTYNKFRDEIWDLLSNLSKIGDSAKAIVKKIEKGFKSAMLKQSNYFESLNFRYFGPIDGHNVELLEKTLQDLKNIPGPKILHCLTTKGKGYELAEKDQTKWHAPGLFDKNSGKINVNTKNVNQLTKYQDVFGKSIIELAKRNKKIIGITPAMPSGSSLKYMMKEIPERAIDVGIAEQHAVTFAAGLATQGFIPFCNIYSTFLQRGYDQLIHDVAIQNLHVVFCLDRAGLVGEDGSTHQGVFDLAYLRCIPNMIIAAPLNEIELRNLMYTAQKNHNAPFAIRYPRGKGVLNDWLVEFSKIDIGKGNKINSGDKIAVVSIGHIGNMIIDITKELQSKNINIGHFDIRFLKPLDEPMLHTVFQDYEIIITIEDGCIKGGMGSAVLEFASENNYQKRIIRFGVPDRFIEHGTPEEQRKDCGFDKHSVLKTIIELL
- the accC gene encoding acetyl-CoA carboxylase biotin carboxylase subunit; protein product: MFNKILIANRGEIALRVINTCKEMNIKTVAVYSTADADSLHVKFADEAVCIGPPQSSDSYLSIPKIISAAEITNADAIHPGYGFLAENARFSQICEEHNIKFIGASEEMINKMGDKAVAKETMKKAGVPVIPGSDGVINDFKNALIIADKMGYPVMLKASAGGGGKGMRAVWNRAGLQKAWIEAKKEALAGFGNDDMYLEKLIEEPRHIEIQVVGDQYGNACHLSERDCSIQRRHQKLVEESPSPFMTDKLRKAMGDAAIKAVKSIKYEGVGTVEFLVDKNRDFYFMEMNTRIQVEHPVTEEVINYDLICEQIKVAAGIKISGKNYVPVLHAIECRINAEDSENNFMPCPGLITNIYKPGGHGIRVDTHVYTGYTIPPYYDSMIAKLITVAQTREEAISKMRRALSEFVLEGVKTTIPFHKKLMNNDKFIQGDYTTKFMEENNL